From a region of the Latilactobacillus sakei genome:
- a CDS encoding Asp-tRNA(Asn)/Glu-tRNA(Gln) amidotransferase subunit GatC — MIDKKQVQHVAELSKLAFSDEQLEQFTEQLADIMKMTDELNEVDTTGVPVTTHVNGLKNIVREDVAQPGTDREILMKNAPDSADGLLKVPAIMDKEEA; from the coding sequence ATGATTGATAAAAAACAAGTTCAGCATGTCGCAGAACTTTCCAAATTAGCTTTCAGTGATGAACAATTAGAACAATTCACTGAACAACTTGCCGACATCATGAAAATGACTGATGAATTAAACGAAGTGGATACCACAGGTGTTCCCGTAACGACTCATGTAAATGGCCTCAAGAACATTGTTCGCGAAGATGTTGCCCAACCAGGGACAGATCGTGAAATTTTAATGAAGAATGCACCAGATTCAGCAGATGGCTTATTGAAAGTGCCTGCTATCATGGACAAGGAGGAAGCCTAA
- a CDS encoding CamS family sex pheromone protein has translation MAKYKIWVVAAATLLLLAGCTSLPGTSSSSSSKATKKLQTTGKVTDSMYEGVIDNGQYKTSQTRGLTTQQSNTSFDVKSLESGLLKLSKEQFPTSKYVFQEGQSLKTAQAQKWLARKSKTNTEGLNPEDNGQKDPNKRNPIYLQQILEQDYLGEDGSMKGMSIGLGMNQVDYYTKEQYGATFETKISKAMMTQQGKQMANKVLSRMRQKKGLSDTTIVIGLYKQAPKDSLVGGTFFAYGVSKKGSTTIDSWHELNQENQVLPVVNDEKAINQDDATAFNSFKTQVETFFPNLSGVTAQTHYEEGVLAGMNITVNTQFYSETEIMSFTQYIATAADKYLPRNIPLDISITSAEGMQAYVGRASGSKGFTTHVFGSY, from the coding sequence GTGGCAAAGTATAAAATATGGGTCGTTGCAGCAGCAACTCTTTTATTGTTAGCAGGTTGCACAAGTCTTCCAGGCACTTCATCGAGTTCAAGTAGTAAAGCGACTAAAAAATTACAAACAACGGGTAAAGTGACCGATAGTATGTATGAAGGCGTAATTGATAATGGTCAGTATAAAACTAGTCAGACTCGAGGATTAACAACGCAACAGAGTAATACCTCTTTTGATGTTAAGAGTCTTGAGAGTGGGCTTCTTAAACTATCCAAAGAACAATTTCCAACTTCAAAATATGTTTTCCAAGAAGGGCAAAGTTTAAAGACCGCTCAAGCGCAAAAATGGTTAGCACGTAAATCAAAAACAAATACAGAGGGCTTAAACCCCGAGGATAATGGTCAAAAAGATCCAAATAAACGGAATCCAATTTACCTTCAACAGATATTGGAACAAGATTATTTAGGCGAAGATGGCAGTATGAAGGGCATGAGTATTGGCCTAGGGATGAATCAAGTTGATTATTATACCAAGGAACAATACGGTGCAACGTTTGAAACGAAGATTTCAAAAGCAATGATGACCCAACAAGGCAAACAAATGGCTAACAAGGTTTTAAGCCGGATGCGTCAAAAGAAGGGCCTCAGCGATACGACAATTGTCATCGGGCTTTATAAACAAGCCCCTAAGGATAGTTTAGTTGGTGGCACATTCTTCGCTTATGGGGTCAGCAAAAAAGGCAGCACGACGATTGATTCATGGCACGAATTGAATCAGGAAAATCAGGTACTACCAGTGGTAAATGATGAAAAAGCAATTAATCAAGACGACGCGACAGCTTTTAACAGTTTTAAAACACAAGTTGAAACGTTCTTCCCGAACTTAAGTGGTGTGACCGCTCAGACGCATTATGAAGAAGGCGTCTTAGCAGGTATGAATATCACGGTTAATACGCAATTCTACAGTGAAACGGAAATTATGAGTTTTACACAGTATATTGCGACAGCCGCGGATAAGTATTTACCACGTAATATTCCGCTGGATATCTCAATTACATCGGCGGAAGGGATGCAAGCCTATGTTGGACGTGCATCAGGGAGCAAGGGCTTTACGACACATGTCTTTGGCAGTTATTAA
- the ligA gene encoding DNA ligase (this protein catalyzes the formation of phosphodiester linkages between 5'-phosphoryl and 3'-hydroxyl groups in double-stranded DNA using NAD as a coenzyme and as the energy source for the reaction; essential for DNA replication and repair of damaged DNA; similar to ligase LigB): MGLAKPVEDYTQSEAASLAQQLRDQLADYSQAYYTQDAPLVEDHVYDELYRDLEQLEAAFPVIVTNDSPTQKVGGQVLPGFKKVTHEIPMLSMGDVFSEAELAAFDQRLRKNTETEIDYNVELKIDGLAIDLIYEKGRFVRGATRGNGTIGEDITQNLKTIKAIPQKLTRPVSIEVRGECYMPKAAFADLNQKREAEGQAPFANPRNAAAGSLRQLDAKVAAARQLSAFIYTIVTFDDVQVTTQSEALHVLAELGFNVNPTSVVCQNMAEVQAFIEQYQGTRNDLAYGIDGVVLKVNDLALQRQLGNTVKVPRWEIAYKFPPEEAATVVREIEWTVGRTGVVTPTAVMDPVQLAGTTVARASLHNADMLRDKDVRLLDTVLLHKAGDIIPEISQVVLAKRPSDSQAYGIPTTCPSCGHDLVHLDEEVALRCINPMCPAQMKEQLTHFASRNAMNIDGLGPRIITQLLEKELIHDVADLYRLTADDLAQLDKFKEKSINNLLNAIDASRQNSLERLLFGLGIRHVGAKAARLLAEHFQTLAALMASDQETIITVDTIGTIIADSLVTYFADSQVQTLMAELEAVGVNLTYTGVTKAQAATSDSYFNGKTVVLTGKLEQYTRGELKQLLEDNGAKVTGSVSKKTDALIAGQDAGSKLEKAQSLAIPIINEADLDNYLAQ, translated from the coding sequence ATGGGTTTAGCCAAACCAGTTGAAGATTATACCCAGAGTGAGGCGGCTTCACTTGCGCAACAATTGCGTGATCAATTAGCCGACTACAGTCAGGCGTACTATACACAGGATGCGCCCTTAGTGGAAGATCATGTGTATGATGAACTATATCGCGATTTAGAACAGCTCGAAGCCGCTTTTCCGGTCATCGTTACTAATGATTCACCAACCCAAAAAGTCGGTGGACAGGTCTTACCAGGTTTTAAAAAAGTCACGCATGAGATTCCGATGTTATCGATGGGGGATGTCTTTTCTGAAGCCGAGTTGGCGGCGTTTGACCAACGGTTACGGAAAAATACCGAAACAGAGATTGATTATAATGTTGAGTTAAAAATCGATGGCTTAGCGATTGATTTAATTTATGAAAAAGGTCGCTTTGTTCGCGGTGCCACGCGGGGGAACGGGACAATTGGCGAAGATATTACTCAGAATTTAAAGACCATCAAAGCGATTCCACAAAAACTAACGCGCCCTGTTTCAATCGAGGTCCGTGGCGAATGTTACATGCCCAAAGCGGCTTTTGCGGATTTGAATCAAAAACGAGAAGCAGAAGGCCAAGCGCCATTTGCTAATCCCCGGAACGCGGCGGCTGGTAGTTTACGCCAATTGGATGCTAAGGTGGCAGCCGCTCGTCAATTGAGCGCCTTTATTTATACGATTGTCACGTTTGATGATGTGCAAGTGACAACGCAAAGTGAGGCCCTCCATGTTTTAGCGGAATTAGGCTTTAACGTGAATCCAACGTCTGTTGTTTGTCAAAATATGGCTGAAGTACAGGCATTTATCGAACAATACCAAGGAACACGGAACGATTTGGCGTACGGCATCGATGGGGTTGTGTTAAAAGTAAACGACCTCGCGCTCCAACGTCAATTAGGTAATACAGTCAAAGTGCCCCGTTGGGAAATTGCCTATAAATTTCCACCTGAAGAAGCGGCCACTGTTGTTCGTGAAATCGAATGGACTGTTGGCCGAACGGGAGTTGTGACACCAACAGCGGTGATGGATCCGGTTCAACTAGCGGGAACGACCGTTGCGCGGGCATCGTTACACAATGCGGATATGTTGCGTGACAAAGATGTCCGCTTGCTTGATACAGTACTTCTGCATAAAGCAGGGGATATTATCCCTGAAATTTCGCAAGTTGTTTTAGCCAAACGCCCTAGCGATAGCCAAGCCTACGGCATACCAACGACTTGTCCATCGTGTGGTCACGATTTAGTGCATCTGGATGAAGAAGTCGCATTACGCTGCATTAATCCAATGTGTCCGGCTCAAATGAAGGAACAACTTACCCATTTTGCTTCTCGGAACGCGATGAATATCGATGGCTTAGGGCCACGGATTATTACCCAATTGTTGGAAAAAGAGTTGATCCACGATGTGGCCGATTTATACCGGTTAACAGCGGATGATTTAGCCCAATTGGATAAATTTAAAGAAAAATCTATTAATAATTTATTAAATGCCATCGATGCTAGTCGCCAGAATTCGCTAGAAAGGTTATTATTTGGGTTAGGGATTCGCCATGTGGGTGCTAAAGCTGCCCGTTTATTGGCTGAACATTTCCAAACCTTAGCAGCCTTGATGGCGAGTGATCAAGAAACCATCATTACGGTTGATACGATTGGCACGATTATTGCCGACAGCCTGGTGACTTATTTTGCGGATAGCCAAGTCCAAACCTTGATGGCAGAATTAGAAGCAGTCGGCGTTAATTTAACTTATACCGGTGTTACTAAAGCCCAAGCAGCAACTAGTGACAGCTATTTTAACGGTAAGACGGTTGTTTTAACAGGTAAATTAGAGCAGTATACACGTGGTGAATTGAAGCAATTGCTTGAAGATAACGGCGCGAAGGTCACAGGTTCTGTTTCTAAGAAGACGGATGCGTTAATTGCGGGTCAAGATGCTGGTAGCAAGCTTGAAAAAGCACAGTCGTTGGCAATCCCCATTATTAATGAAGCCGATTTAGATAATTATTTGGCGCAGTAG
- the pcrA gene encoding DNA helicase PcrA codes for MSEQELLKGMNPEQAEAVLTTEGPLLIMAGAGSGKTRVLTHRVAYLIEEKHVLPWRILAITFTNKAAREMRERVGNLLGEGAQDVWVSTFHALCVRILRREIEQIGYNRAFTIADPSEQLTLMRHVCRDLDIDTKKYEPKAILGTISKAKNALQTPADYQGLANGPFEKMAAKCYTEYQKRLHQNQALDFDDLIMQTIRLFRENKETLAHYQEKFQYIHVDEYQDTNEAQYTLVNMLAEKYQNLCVVGDADQSIYGWRGADISNIMNFEHDYPDAKSVMLEQNYRSTKTILEAANGVINRNTFRKPKELWTQNEEGQPITYYRGQSERDESLFVITKIQEEMQKNHRKYGDFAVLYRTNAQSRTIEEAFVKANMPYKMVGGHKFYDRKEIKDILAYLRLVVNAADSMSFERIVNSPKRGIGPGTLEKLGQFADDHQWSLLEAAQNAELSTIPARSRNTLIDFGNVIGDLAKMREFLNVTDLTEQLLDKTGYKKALEVENTLEAQTRLENIEELLSVTKQFDEHYELEEEDSDLFVDFLAELSLVSDLDSVEEEASEVTMMTLHAAKGLEFPVVFLMGMEEGIFPLSRALLEEDELEEERRLAYVGITRAESKLYLTNAYSRMLYGRQQSNQASRFVGEIDDQLLDYANGNAGSIPERKLPFGKSNSYARATATTYNGPKTTTSHKIADTTGGDKSGSWQAGQKVQHKKWGIGTVVKVNGTGGDQELDIAFKEQGVKRLLASFAPIEKVE; via the coding sequence TTGTCTGAACAAGAGCTCTTAAAAGGAATGAATCCCGAACAAGCTGAGGCGGTGCTAACAACTGAAGGACCACTGTTAATTATGGCGGGTGCCGGCAGTGGTAAAACGCGGGTATTAACGCACCGTGTTGCGTATTTAATTGAAGAAAAACATGTATTGCCATGGCGCATTTTAGCCATCACTTTTACCAATAAAGCAGCGCGCGAAATGCGTGAACGGGTGGGCAATTTACTAGGCGAAGGCGCTCAAGATGTTTGGGTTTCAACCTTCCATGCCCTTTGTGTGCGGATTTTACGGCGGGAAATTGAACAAATCGGCTACAACCGGGCCTTCACGATTGCGGATCCTTCTGAACAATTGACGTTGATGCGTCATGTTTGTCGGGATTTAGATATTGATACTAAAAAATATGAACCCAAAGCAATTTTAGGGACCATTAGTAAAGCGAAAAATGCGCTTCAAACACCAGCTGACTATCAAGGTTTAGCGAATGGGCCGTTTGAAAAGATGGCGGCCAAATGCTATACAGAATATCAAAAACGACTCCATCAAAACCAAGCGCTTGATTTTGATGATTTAATCATGCAAACAATTCGCTTATTTAGAGAAAATAAGGAAACTTTGGCGCATTATCAAGAAAAATTCCAATATATTCACGTTGATGAATATCAAGATACCAATGAAGCACAATACACATTGGTGAATATGTTAGCTGAGAAGTACCAAAATCTCTGTGTTGTGGGGGATGCCGATCAAAGTATTTATGGTTGGCGGGGTGCTGATATCAGCAATATCATGAACTTCGAACATGATTACCCAGACGCTAAATCAGTCATGTTGGAACAAAATTATCGGTCAACCAAGACCATTTTGGAAGCCGCGAATGGGGTCATTAATCGCAATACTTTCCGGAAACCCAAGGAATTGTGGACCCAAAATGAAGAAGGCCAACCGATTACGTATTATCGAGGCCAGAGTGAACGCGACGAATCTTTATTTGTCATTACGAAGATCCAAGAAGAAATGCAAAAAAATCACCGCAAGTATGGCGACTTTGCAGTGCTATATCGGACTAATGCGCAATCTCGGACAATTGAAGAAGCGTTTGTTAAAGCTAACATGCCTTATAAAATGGTCGGCGGACATAAATTCTACGACCGGAAAGAAATTAAGGATATCCTCGCTTATTTACGTTTAGTGGTTAATGCGGCCGATTCAATGAGTTTTGAACGAATCGTCAACAGCCCTAAACGGGGGATTGGCCCGGGCACGCTTGAAAAATTAGGCCAGTTTGCTGATGATCACCAATGGTCATTATTAGAAGCGGCACAAAATGCTGAATTATCAACGATTCCTGCTAGAAGTCGCAATACTTTAATCGACTTTGGGAATGTCATTGGCGATTTGGCGAAGATGCGTGAATTCTTAAACGTGACGGACTTGACCGAACAATTATTGGATAAGACCGGCTACAAGAAGGCACTCGAAGTTGAAAATACATTAGAAGCGCAAACCCGTCTAGAAAATATTGAAGAATTACTCTCAGTTACTAAGCAATTTGATGAACATTATGAACTCGAAGAAGAAGATAGTGATTTATTTGTGGACTTCTTAGCGGAATTATCATTGGTTTCTGATTTGGATTCTGTTGAAGAAGAAGCTAGTGAAGTCACCATGATGACCTTGCATGCGGCTAAAGGCCTTGAGTTCCCAGTGGTCTTTTTAATGGGGATGGAAGAAGGTATTTTTCCACTATCACGGGCGTTATTAGAAGAAGACGAGTTAGAAGAGGAACGACGTTTGGCGTATGTTGGGATTACCCGTGCTGAAAGTAAGCTTTATTTAACGAATGCATACTCACGGATGTTGTACGGTCGTCAACAAAGTAATCAGGCCTCCCGATTTGTCGGCGAAATTGACGATCAGTTATTGGATTATGCAAACGGTAATGCCGGTAGTATTCCCGAACGTAAATTACCATTTGGCAAGTCAAATAGCTACGCCAGAGCAACTGCTACGACGTATAATGGCCCTAAAACCACGACTAGCCATAAAATCGCTGACACAACCGGTGGCGATAAGAGTGGTAGTTGGCAAGCAGGCCAAAAAGTCCAACATAAGAAGTGGGGCATTGGCACAGTCGTCAAGGTTAACGGCACAGGCGGCGATCAAGAACTAGACATCGCCTTCAAGGAACAAGGTGTTAAGAGACTACTAGCAAGCTTCGCACCAATCGAAAAAGTAGAATAA
- a CDS encoding haloacid dehalogenase, translating into MIKYIFSDLDGTLLNQAGQLSEKDIATVKTSPLPISLVSARSPQEMQATVAQLELTTPQVAFNGGLIYKPTDLFPMVLAEYPLMTTTVAQLVAALQTEFSDISLSAYDLQHWYTQKIDAGIETEAQLTGLLPTIINFDEQLKNPFIKIFKVMLMLPDDEQRTAVLQFINQLHLPSISVQQSGTMYVEITSQQATKAQALTTILKNADLTPADCAAFGAGQNDLSMLSIVGHPIVMGNASDQIQAAGQFITKTNHHSGFSYGIKKYITKVNQKVG; encoded by the coding sequence ATGATTAAATATATTTTTTCTGACTTAGACGGCACATTGTTAAACCAAGCGGGGCAACTTTCCGAAAAAGATATCGCAACGGTCAAAACAAGCCCGCTACCAATCTCATTAGTGTCAGCCCGTTCGCCACAAGAAATGCAAGCGACGGTTGCACAACTCGAACTGACAACCCCCCAAGTCGCTTTTAATGGCGGGCTCATCTACAAACCCACCGATTTATTTCCCATGGTCCTCGCCGAATATCCACTTATGACAACGACCGTCGCCCAACTAGTCGCTGCATTACAAACCGAATTTAGCGACATCAGTTTAAGCGCCTATGATTTACAACATTGGTACACACAAAAAATCGATGCCGGAATTGAAACTGAGGCCCAACTCACCGGACTCTTACCGACCATCATTAATTTTGACGAACAGTTGAAAAACCCATTCATCAAAATTTTTAAGGTCATGTTGATGCTCCCAGATGACGAACAACGGACAGCCGTTTTGCAATTTATTAACCAACTTCACTTACCTAGTATTTCCGTGCAACAATCAGGTACAATGTACGTAGAAATCACCAGTCAACAAGCGACTAAAGCGCAAGCTCTAACAACAATTCTCAAAAATGCCGACTTGACCCCCGCCGACTGTGCTGCTTTTGGTGCCGGTCAAAATGATTTATCAATGTTAAGTATCGTCGGGCACCCCATTGTGATGGGCAATGCCAGTGATCAGATTCAAGCTGCCGGTCAATTTATTACTAAAACCAATCATCATAGCGGCTTTAGCTACGGGATTAAAAAATACATTACAAAAGTTAATCAAAAAGTAGGTTAA
- a CDS encoding LacI family transcriptional regulator: MPTIRDIARKSGYSVSTVSRVLNQQKYVSDTAKEAIEAVIKQLDYVPNSLARDLSFGQNKNIGVVLPHNDHPYFNQLLNGIMDAAFSSGYHIVLLPSEYNRSVERDYLEQLKRKNFTALIFTSHELPLAVLEDYTRYGQIVCCENPGQHHISAVYSNREPAYLAAFDYLKSLKVQQIGLLLSRNLAKSPTWVAVTGAYQQVFHQKPDQQLMIGGMRSFEDGYRAAEQLIARQPALNCYFTNGDDIAAGVRQYHWDHQLPVPILIGQEKQLSSFLLKMPTIDHHFFTLGQKAFELALSNQHHQCAFESEFIWR; the protein is encoded by the coding sequence ATGCCAACCATTCGTGATATTGCTAGAAAAAGCGGCTATTCGGTTTCGACCGTCTCCCGCGTTTTAAATCAACAAAAATACGTGTCTGATACTGCCAAAGAAGCGATTGAAGCGGTCATCAAGCAACTGGATTACGTCCCCAATAGTTTGGCGCGTGATTTAAGTTTTGGCCAAAATAAAAATATCGGGGTCGTCCTACCACACAATGATCATCCCTATTTCAATCAACTCTTAAACGGGATCATGGACGCCGCTTTTTCGAGTGGCTATCACATCGTATTACTGCCTTCTGAATATAACCGGAGCGTTGAGCGCGATTACCTCGAGCAATTGAAGCGGAAGAATTTTACGGCGTTGATTTTTACCTCGCACGAACTGCCACTAGCGGTTTTAGAAGACTATACACGCTACGGTCAGATTGTTTGCTGTGAAAATCCCGGGCAGCATCATATTTCAGCGGTGTATTCCAACCGTGAACCGGCCTATTTAGCCGCCTTTGACTACCTTAAATCACTTAAAGTTCAACAAATCGGGCTGCTCTTAAGCCGTAACTTAGCTAAAAGTCCCACTTGGGTGGCCGTCACAGGGGCTTATCAACAAGTTTTCCACCAAAAACCGGACCAGCAATTGATGATTGGTGGCATGCGCTCTTTTGAAGATGGCTACCGCGCTGCCGAACAACTGATTGCCCGCCAACCGGCTCTTAATTGCTATTTTACTAACGGTGATGATATCGCGGCTGGCGTACGGCAATATCATTGGGACCACCAACTTCCTGTCCCCATTTTAATTGGGCAGGAAAAACAACTCTCGAGTTTCCTCCTAAAAATGCCCACCATTGACCACCATTTCTTCACATTGGGGCAAAAAGCCTTTGAACTCGCCCTCAGCAATCAACACCATCAATGTGCATTTGAATCGGAATTTATTTGGCGCTAA
- a CDS encoding adenylosuccinate lyase: MLERYTRPEMGAIWTTENRYRAWLEVEILAVEAWAKLGDIPAEDAAKVRANASFDVEEINRLETITHHDVVAFTRAVSESLGAEKKWVHYGLTSTDVVDTAQGYILKQANDLIRADIERFMAVLKQKAYEYQNTVMIGRTHGVHAEPTTFGLKLATWYAEMKRNQARFERAAAGVEAGKISGAVGTFANISPEIEAYVTEHLGIRAQDISTQVLPRDLHADYINTMAVVATSIEHFATEIRHLQRTEVREVEEFFAKGQKGSSAMPHKRNPISSENVSGLARVIRGHVVTGMEDVSLWHERDISHSSAERIILPDTTILLDYILNRFTRIIEKLTVFPEKMKADMNLTHGLIYSQRVLLKLVDSGLSREAAYDLVQPKTALAWDEQKDFRQLLEADPKVMAQLTPAEMDDAFDYHWHLSQVQTIFDRVFK; this comes from the coding sequence ATGTTAGAACGTTATACACGCCCAGAAATGGGTGCCATCTGGACTACTGAAAATCGTTACCGAGCTTGGCTCGAAGTTGAAATTTTAGCCGTGGAAGCCTGGGCTAAGTTAGGCGACATTCCAGCGGAAGACGCTGCTAAAGTGCGTGCTAACGCGAGCTTTGACGTTGAAGAAATCAATCGCTTAGAAACAATTACACACCATGATGTGGTCGCTTTTACCCGCGCGGTTTCCGAATCATTGGGTGCCGAAAAGAAATGGGTGCACTACGGTTTAACGTCTACAGATGTTGTTGATACCGCCCAAGGTTATATTTTAAAACAAGCCAACGACTTAATTCGGGCCGATATCGAACGATTCATGGCGGTTTTGAAGCAAAAAGCTTACGAATATCAAAATACGGTGATGATTGGCCGGACACACGGTGTGCACGCTGAACCAACAACGTTTGGTTTGAAGTTAGCGACTTGGTATGCTGAAATGAAACGGAATCAAGCACGTTTTGAACGGGCTGCAGCAGGCGTTGAAGCCGGTAAAATCAGTGGGGCAGTTGGTACTTTTGCAAACATCTCACCAGAAATCGAAGCGTACGTGACGGAACACCTCGGCATTCGCGCCCAAGATATTTCAACACAAGTCTTGCCACGTGATTTGCATGCTGACTATATCAATACGATGGCAGTTGTCGCAACATCAATTGAACATTTTGCCACTGAAATTCGTCATTTACAACGTACCGAAGTTCGCGAAGTGGAAGAATTCTTTGCTAAAGGTCAAAAGGGTTCTTCAGCAATGCCACATAAACGTAATCCAATCAGTTCTGAAAACGTTAGTGGCTTAGCCCGCGTCATTCGTGGCCACGTCGTTACGGGGATGGAAGATGTTTCATTATGGCATGAACGGGATATTTCACATAGTTCAGCAGAACGAATTATCTTACCTGACACGACGATTTTATTAGACTATATCCTAAATCGCTTCACACGCATTATTGAAAAACTAACGGTTTTCCCAGAAAAAATGAAAGCTGACATGAATTTAACGCACGGCTTGATTTACAGCCAACGGGTCCTATTGAAGTTAGTTGATTCTGGTTTAAGCCGGGAAGCAGCTTATGATTTGGTGCAACCTAAAACAGCCCTTGCATGGGATGAACAAAAAGATTTCCGTCAATTACTAGAAGCAGATCCAAAGGTTATGGCGCAATTAACACCAGCAGAAATGGACGACGCCTTCGATTACCACTGGCACCTCAGCCAAGTCCAAACAATCTTTGACAGAGTATTTAAATAA
- a CDS encoding phosphoribosylaminoimidazole carboxylase, giving the protein MPVIYPGQTIGIIGNDQRAYMLALKAKEMGYRVAAIVTEQTQDSSLAAVLDIQIEGDPQQYETLARLGDCCQVLTYTDESLDETLLEQLVQDYNVPQGSDALSMTQDRYLEKVFLNDLNINISPYVTVVDKTDIEQGVDSIGYPCILKPIQRGFGRQYHQYLESPADLAKMDDTLELGAYLLESWVPKQQELAVMVAKDYEGQVVTLPIIENQMQDQDLQLSITPARIDQDVAEEIERLATVIGQNLDYIGIFGIEFFLTADMNIYIKRIITAPHETGDVLNRILNFSQYEYHLKAICQLAIGPSRLNNAGVCLRTTPEQWPLVQTQMKIKPDWYFNRCQTIGTQESGYITAVGHNIQPLLDNFEAAELI; this is encoded by the coding sequence ATGCCAGTTATTTATCCGGGTCAAACGATTGGAATTATTGGAAATGATCAACGTGCGTACATGTTAGCTTTAAAAGCTAAGGAAATGGGCTACCGCGTTGCGGCAATTGTCACCGAACAGACACAAGATTCATCATTAGCCGCAGTACTTGATATTCAGATTGAAGGCGATCCACAGCAATACGAAACGCTCGCACGCTTAGGCGATTGTTGCCAGGTGCTCACGTATACGGATGAATCGCTCGATGAAACACTATTAGAACAATTAGTACAAGATTACAATGTCCCCCAAGGTAGCGATGCGCTCTCAATGACGCAAGATCGTTACCTCGAAAAGGTCTTCTTAAATGATCTTAATATCAATATCTCGCCATATGTGACAGTTGTCGATAAGACGGATATTGAACAAGGGGTCGATTCAATTGGTTATCCTTGTATTTTAAAACCGATTCAACGTGGTTTTGGTCGGCAATATCATCAATACCTTGAATCACCAGCCGATTTGGCCAAAATGGACGATACGCTGGAATTGGGCGCTTACCTATTGGAATCGTGGGTCCCTAAACAACAAGAATTGGCCGTGATGGTTGCCAAGGATTATGAAGGCCAAGTGGTCACGTTACCGATTATTGAAAATCAAATGCAAGATCAGGATTTACAATTATCGATTACACCAGCCCGCATTGATCAGGATGTCGCAGAAGAAATTGAACGCTTAGCGACTGTGATTGGTCAGAATTTAGACTATATCGGGATTTTTGGGATTGAGTTCTTCTTGACCGCAGATATGAATATCTATATCAAACGAATCATTACCGCACCTCATGAAACTGGGGATGTGCTTAATCGTATTTTGAACTTCTCACAATATGAATACCACTTAAAGGCAATTTGCCAGTTAGCAATCGGGCCTTCACGCTTAAATAACGCAGGGGTTTGTTTAAGAACAACACCTGAACAATGGCCATTGGTTCAAACACAAATGAAGATTAAGCCGGATTGGTATTTCAACCGTTGCCAGACAATTGGGACGCAAGAAAGTGGCTATATCACGGCCGTCGGGCATAATATTCAACCACTATTAGATAATTTCGAAGCAGCCGAATTAATTTAA
- a CDS encoding xanthine phosphoribosyltransferase, whose translation MRLLEERIKKDGQVLGEDVLKVDNFLNHQVDPELMAAMGEEFKRLFEGAPITKILTVESSGIAPAVFAGLAFHVPVVFARKHKSLTLQDNMYSATVYSYTKKVNNHISISKKFLNENDRVLVIDDFLANGQAVEGLLEIIDQAGAQLEGVGIVIEKTFQKGRELLDQRGIHVESLARIAAFEQGEVVFLDENNEN comes from the coding sequence GTGCGGTTATTAGAGGAACGTATTAAAAAAGATGGTCAGGTTTTAGGAGAAGATGTATTGAAGGTTGACAACTTCTTAAATCATCAAGTTGATCCAGAACTCATGGCAGCGATGGGTGAAGAGTTTAAGCGATTATTTGAAGGTGCCCCAATTACTAAAATCCTAACGGTTGAATCATCAGGCATTGCCCCAGCAGTCTTTGCTGGCCTTGCTTTCCACGTTCCCGTTGTTTTTGCACGTAAGCACAAGAGTTTAACACTCCAAGATAATATGTATAGCGCAACTGTTTATTCATATACGAAGAAAGTTAACAACCACATTTCAATTTCTAAGAAATTCTTGAACGAAAACGATCGTGTTTTAGTGATTGATGATTTCTTAGCAAACGGTCAAGCAGTTGAAGGCTTATTAGAAATTATCGACCAAGCTGGTGCCCAACTCGAAGGGGTCGGCATTGTCATCGAAAAAACATTCCAAAAGGGTCGCGAGTTATTAGACCAACGCGGCATTCACGTTGAATCATTAGCACGGATTGCTGCTTTTGAACAAGGCGAAGTGGTCTTCTTAGACGAAAATAACGAAAATTAA